One window of Treponema denticola genomic DNA carries:
- a CDS encoding ABC transporter ATP-binding protein, which translates to MDMLRIEDLSLSYGDKPVVQNLNLRVKKGQVVSIIGPNASGKSTILKSIAGIIKPVSGKIFIEEKDISKMDSKKLAQKVSILLQQNKNPDDMSIEELVYFGRYPHKKWFEGFEASDQKIIEEAMKLTNTFALRDKTLETLSGGERQRAWIAMALAQEPDILLFDEPTTYLDLAHQIEFLELVNRLNKETGVTVVLVLHDLNQAARYGNYLFAMKEGKIFAQGSPEEVLNPQNILSIYNIEAKIFNAVGYPVVIPERRL; encoded by the coding sequence ATGGACATGCTTAGGATAGAGGATTTAAGCCTTTCCTACGGAGATAAACCTGTTGTTCAAAATTTAAACCTAAGGGTAAAAAAAGGGCAGGTGGTTTCGATAATCGGGCCCAATGCTTCAGGAAAGTCCACTATTTTAAAAAGCATCGCAGGAATTATAAAACCCGTTTCCGGCAAAATCTTTATCGAAGAAAAAGATATCTCAAAAATGGACTCTAAAAAACTCGCCCAAAAAGTTTCTATCCTATTACAGCAAAATAAAAACCCGGACGATATGAGCATCGAAGAATTGGTCTATTTCGGCCGTTATCCCCATAAAAAATGGTTTGAGGGTTTTGAAGCTTCCGACCAAAAGATAATAGAAGAAGCTATGAAGCTTACAAATACATTTGCTTTGCGGGACAAAACTTTGGAAACCCTGTCCGGCGGCGAAAGACAAAGAGCTTGGATCGCTATGGCTCTTGCCCAAGAGCCTGATATCCTTTTGTTTGATGAGCCTACCACCTATTTGGATCTGGCTCATCAAATAGAATTCTTGGAGCTTGTAAACCGTCTAAACAAGGAAACGGGGGTTACGGTAGTTTTGGTTCTTCACGACTTAAATCAAGCAGCCCGTTACGGTAACTACCTTTTTGCAATGAAAGAAGGTAAAATTTTTGCACAAGGCAGTCCTGAAGAGGTACTGAATCCTCAAAATATTTTGAGCATTTACAACATTGAAGCTAAAATCTTTAACGCTGTGGGCTATCCGGTTGTTATACCTGAAAGGAGATTGTAG
- the cobK gene encoding precorrin-6A reductase: protein MIWIIGGTTEAGSLADFLKAKNVPYIMSVATEESKDFFKNHKLKIGRMDESQMEQFCIEEKISLIADLSHPYALIVSQNAKKTAQNLNIKYLRFTRGTSQSSTDLEKNSFYTFEDMEDLCSFLKELKSSTVFFTTGSKTVSDFEAFRSSNRFVYRILPTADSIEKCKNAGVATQDIIAMTGPFSQNLNEAMFKEYGASYIVMKDSGDVGGTREKLAACEALNIRALILGRGNEEGINEFEEFKKEVLKYGHA from the coding sequence ATGATCTGGATTATAGGCGGAACCACCGAAGCCGGAAGCCTTGCAGATTTTTTAAAAGCAAAAAATGTGCCCTATATAATGAGCGTTGCAACGGAAGAAAGCAAGGACTTTTTTAAAAATCATAAACTTAAAATCGGCAGAATGGATGAGTCCCAAATGGAACAATTTTGTATTGAAGAAAAAATAAGCCTAATTGCCGATTTAAGCCATCCTTATGCCCTCATCGTTTCTCAAAATGCAAAAAAAACCGCACAAAACTTGAACATAAAATATTTACGCTTTACCCGCGGAACTTCACAATCTTCAACGGACTTGGAGAAAAATAGCTTTTATACCTTTGAGGATATGGAAGACCTTTGCTCATTTTTAAAAGAATTAAAATCTTCTACGGTTTTTTTTACGACAGGTTCCAAAACCGTTTCGGACTTTGAAGCCTTCCGTTCCTCAAACCGCTTTGTATATAGAATTTTACCTACGGCAGACAGTATCGAAAAATGCAAAAATGCAGGAGTTGCGACTCAGGACATAATTGCCATGACAGGCCCTTTTTCTCAAAATTTAAATGAAGCTATGTTTAAAGAATACGGAGCCTCCTATATTGTGATGAAGGACAGCGGCGATGTCGGAGGCACAAGGGAAAAGCTCGCCGCCTGTGAAGCTCTAAATATAAGAGCCTTAATTCTCGGACGCGGAAACGAAGAGGGTATTAACGAATTTGAAGAATTTAAAAAAGAGGTTTTAAAATATGGACATGCTTAG
- the cobJ gene encoding precorrin-3B C(17)-methyltransferase — translation MSKLFVVGIGPGGAEYMSAQAAEALKQSEIIVGYSGYIEYIKPFIEGKEVFQTGMTGEIERCKYAVSKVKEGKTVSIISTGDAGLYGMAGPILELAPDLNVEIIPGISAAFAAASRLGAPLMHDTALISLSDRLTDYEVIKKRVGLAAEGDFVIALYNPKSKTRSDYIEEAVNIILKFRAPQTPVGIVKNACRNNEKIIVTELQKINYDEIDMFSLIIIGNSNTYIQNGKIITPRGYKIK, via the coding sequence TTGAGTAAACTATTTGTTGTAGGTATAGGCCCCGGCGGGGCGGAATATATGTCGGCTCAGGCGGCCGAGGCCTTAAAGCAATCCGAAATAATTGTAGGCTATTCAGGCTACATTGAATATATAAAACCCTTTATCGAAGGCAAGGAAGTTTTTCAAACGGGAATGACCGGCGAAATTGAAAGATGTAAGTATGCAGTTTCAAAGGTAAAAGAAGGAAAAACCGTAAGCATTATAAGCACCGGAGATGCCGGCCTTTACGGAATGGCAGGCCCCATCTTGGAGCTTGCTCCCGATTTAAATGTCGAAATAATTCCGGGCATTTCCGCCGCCTTTGCTGCGGCTTCAAGGCTGGGCGCTCCCTTAATGCACGATACGGCTCTTATCAGCCTTTCCGACAGGCTTACCGATTATGAGGTTATAAAAAAAAGAGTCGGCTTAGCGGCGGAGGGCGACTTTGTAATTGCCCTCTACAATCCAAAATCTAAAACCCGTTCCGATTATATCGAAGAAGCCGTAAATATAATCTTAAAATTCAGGGCTCCCCAAACACCTGTAGGCATAGTAAAAAATGCTTGCCGTAATAACGAAAAAATTATCGTTACCGAGCTTCAAAAAATAAATTACGATGAAATCGATATGTTCAGTCTTATAATAATAGGCAACAGCAACACCTACATTCAAAACGGAAAAATAATTACCCCGCGAGGATATAAGATTAAATGA
- a CDS encoding ATP-binding protein: MNLYRKLPVGIQSFEKLRTDKYLYVDKTEHLFRLILTSSPYFLSRPRRFGKSLFLSTLAAYFLGKKDLFKGLYIEKAEEERARSEGSEPWTEYPVLYLDFNMGQYNEKEGVKQVLDYHLTDFEKIYGSNKTDNGLTARFAGIINRAYEKTGKKVVILVDEYDKPLLQTMYVNEALNEEFRSTLKSFYSVLKTCDQYIRFSFLTGVTKFSKISIFSDLNNLQDISLHEAFSSICGITEKELHLTFKPEIEVLAEKEKISYESCVELLKKRYDGYLFAGVGESVYNPFSVLNVFSANNAGSYWFATGTPTFLVNYLKDAYYNIPDLDGNVELDEAGLADYRADTKNPLPILFQAGYLTIKEYIREAALYRLGFPNDEVRYGFLKNLLPDYTSLRTDQTASSVWRFVEDVKAGNVDGFMERMKSIIAGIPYDNLPKEKLKLREQNYQTAVYLIFKLMGQFVETEIHCAAGRADCIVHTADTIYIFEFKLDGNGSSEDAVAQIKEKGYTAPFKSSGKKIVLIGSSFDEKERTIKDWKTETLL; this comes from the coding sequence ATGAATCTTTACAGAAAGCTGCCTGTCGGCATTCAAAGTTTTGAAAAACTTAGAACAGATAAATATCTTTATGTTGATAAAACAGAGCATCTTTTTAGGCTTATTTTAACCTCGTCCCCCTATTTTTTAAGCCGCCCGCGCCGGTTTGGAAAAAGCCTTTTCCTTTCCACGCTTGCTGCCTATTTTTTGGGAAAGAAAGACCTTTTTAAAGGCCTATATATTGAAAAGGCTGAAGAAGAAAGGGCTAGGTCGGAAGGCTCGGAGCCTTGGACTGAATACCCTGTCCTCTACTTGGATTTTAATATGGGGCAGTATAACGAAAAAGAAGGTGTAAAGCAGGTTCTAGATTATCATCTTACCGATTTTGAAAAAATATATGGAAGCAATAAAACGGATAACGGCTTGACTGCCCGTTTTGCCGGTATCATCAATAGGGCTTATGAAAAAACCGGAAAAAAAGTTGTTATCCTCGTAGACGAGTATGACAAACCTCTTTTACAGACAATGTATGTAAATGAAGCCTTAAACGAAGAATTCCGCAGCACGCTTAAATCTTTTTATTCTGTTTTAAAAACTTGCGACCAATATATCCGCTTTTCGTTTTTAACGGGCGTAACAAAATTCAGTAAGATAAGTATTTTTAGCGATTTAAATAATTTACAGGATATAAGTCTACACGAGGCTTTCTCTTCAATTTGCGGTATTACCGAAAAAGAATTGCACCTTACTTTTAAGCCTGAAATTGAGGTCTTAGCAGAAAAAGAAAAGATAAGCTATGAATCTTGTGTAGAACTTTTAAAGAAACGATATGACGGCTACTTGTTTGCCGGCGTAGGAGAAAGTGTCTATAACCCATTCAGTGTTTTAAATGTTTTTTCGGCAAACAATGCCGGCAGTTATTGGTTTGCTACGGGAACTCCGACCTTTTTGGTAAACTACCTAAAAGATGCTTACTATAATATTCCCGACTTAGACGGAAATGTTGAGCTTGATGAAGCCGGTCTAGCCGATTACCGGGCCGACACAAAAAACCCTCTTCCAATTTTATTTCAAGCAGGATATTTAACAATTAAAGAATATATAAGAGAAGCAGCCCTTTATAGGTTAGGTTTTCCTAATGATGAAGTCCGTTACGGTTTTCTTAAAAACCTTTTGCCGGATTACACTTCTTTGCGTACCGATCAAACGGCTTCTTCCGTTTGGCGTTTTGTTGAAGATGTAAAGGCAGGAAATGTGGACGGATTTATGGAAAGAATGAAGTCCATAATTGCCGGAATTCCTTATGATAATCTTCCCAAAGAAAAGTTAAAGCTTAGGGAGCAAAATTATCAGACGGCAGTTTATTTGATTTTTAAGCTGATGGGACAGTTTGTCGAAACTGAAATACACTGTGCAGCCGGAAGAGCGGATTGTATTGTTCACACGGCAGATACGATTTATATCTTTGAATTTAAACTTGACGGAAACGGAAGCTCGGAAGATGCGGTAGCACAGATAAAAGAAAAAGGCTATACAGCTCCTTTTAAATCAAGCGGTAAAAAGATTGTTCTAATAGGTTCATCCTTTGATGAAAAAGAACGTACCATAAAAGACTGGAAAACCGAAACTCTTTTATAA
- a CDS encoding ATP-binding cassette domain-containing protein, which yields MNNEFYLSDENTEVKKLSEKSIQNLLSEYPFIEDFINENRLIEIGILKNKEQTLKDFLQSLSDEVCEEEAVNREELYSAFFEYIIQMKAFLNLENANEVHSLTILPGTNKSGETENFDELTLYTSQIISIVGPTGSGKSRLLADIEWTAQKDTPTNRSILINGKTPDKTIRFSVNNKLVAQLSQNMNFVMDLSVKEFIELHAESRLVQDKEGVVKNIIEAANNLAGEKFNLDTPITALSGGQSRALMIADTAILSSSPIVLIDEIENAGIDRKKALELLVSKEKIVLMATHDPALALYADKRIVIKNGGIASVIETSKKEKEILAELEIMDAKIQNMRTRLRAGEELGLTK from the coding sequence ATGAACAATGAATTTTATTTAAGTGATGAAAATACAGAGGTTAAAAAACTTTCTGAAAAATCGATTCAAAATCTTTTAAGCGAATACCCTTTTATCGAAGATTTTATAAATGAAAACCGTTTGATTGAAATAGGTATTTTAAAAAACAAGGAGCAGACTCTAAAAGATTTTTTACAATCGCTTTCCGATGAAGTTTGTGAAGAAGAAGCAGTAAACAGAGAAGAACTCTACTCTGCATTTTTTGAATACATAATTCAAATGAAGGCCTTTTTGAATTTGGAAAATGCAAACGAGGTTCACAGCCTCACAATTCTTCCCGGAACAAACAAGTCAGGCGAAACCGAAAACTTTGATGAGCTTACCCTTTATACCTCTCAAATTATTTCGATTGTAGGCCCGACAGGTTCCGGAAAATCAAGGCTCCTTGCCGACATCGAATGGACTGCCCAAAAGGATACTCCTACAAACCGCAGCATTTTAATTAACGGCAAAACACCCGATAAGACAATCCGTTTTTCAGTAAACAATAAACTTGTAGCCCAGCTCTCGCAAAATATGAACTTTGTAATGGATTTATCCGTCAAAGAATTTATCGAGCTCCATGCGGAAAGCCGGCTTGTCCAAGACAAAGAAGGTGTGGTAAAAAATATCATAGAGGCCGCAAACAATCTTGCGGGCGAAAAATTTAATTTGGATACGCCGATAACGGCCTTGAGCGGAGGACAGTCGAGGGCTCTTATGATTGCGGATACAGCTATTTTAAGCTCCTCTCCCATCGTCCTCATAGACGAAATAGAAAACGCAGGCATTGACCGCAAAAAAGCCTTGGAACTCTTGGTTTCAAAGGAAAAAATTGTTTTAATGGCCACACATGATCCTGCTCTGGCCCTCTATGCGGATAAGCGGATAGTTATCAAAAACGGAGGAATAGCATCCGTTATAGAAACTTCAAAAAAAGAAAAAGAAATCCTTGCCGAGCTTGAAATTATGGATGCAAAAATTCAAAATATGAGAACAAGGTTAAGGGCTGGAGAAGAACTTGGACTTACAAAATAG
- a CDS encoding GTP-binding protein, producing the protein MNLIIFSGPPSSGKTSVILKTIDALKKQNIKTGAVKFDCLYTDDDLLYQKAGVPVQKGISGSLCPDHFFVSNIEEAVQWGIKEGLDLLVSESAGLCNRCSPYIKNILGICVIDNLSGINTPKKIGPLLKSADIVVITKGDIVSQAEREVFAARVNAVNPRAVIMHVNGLTGQGAFELSTLLTDKAEDISTVQGMELRFPMPAALCSYCLGETRIGENFQMGNIRKMKIAEEQGRKNEQ; encoded by the coding sequence ATGAACTTAATAATATTTTCAGGCCCGCCGTCGTCGGGTAAAACAAGCGTAATCTTAAAAACAATAGATGCCTTAAAAAAACAAAATATAAAAACGGGGGCAGTAAAATTCGACTGCCTTTATACTGATGATGACCTTCTATATCAAAAGGCCGGAGTTCCCGTTCAAAAAGGAATCTCCGGCTCCCTATGTCCCGACCACTTCTTTGTGTCAAACATAGAGGAGGCCGTGCAATGGGGAATCAAGGAAGGGCTTGACCTTTTGGTAAGCGAGTCCGCAGGGCTTTGTAACCGCTGTTCCCCCTATATAAAAAATATTTTAGGTATCTGCGTAATCGATAACCTGTCGGGGATAAATACGCCAAAAAAAATAGGCCCTCTTTTAAAGTCTGCCGACATTGTAGTTATCACAAAGGGAGACATCGTTTCTCAGGCTGAACGCGAAGTTTTTGCGGCAAGGGTAAATGCCGTAAATCCTAGGGCGGTCATAATGCATGTAAACGGTCTTACGGGCCAAGGCGCCTTTGAGCTCAGCACCCTTTTAACGGATAAGGCCGAGGATATTTCTACGGTACAAGGAATGGAGCTCCGCTTTCCCATGCCTGCCGCCCTTTGTTCTTATTGTTTGGGTGAAACAAGAATAGGAGAAAATTTCCAGATGGGAAATATCCGCAAGATGAAAATTGCCGAAGAACAGGGGAGAAAAAATGAACAATGA
- a CDS encoding ABC transporter substrate-binding protein, producing the protein MNKYFNMDESVFDITERFPETIRYLAEKGFTPLTNPLMRKIMGKKISLEKALLSKNLDIGLCEKELIEVIEQNKNIGFAEIDLSLEKKDAQNTGYDDGKKNIRIEGVLPCPIRIPLLEAFKEFHSEYIEENKNELEKQNYKISYDLRSANLGIDWIIKEAQTGKKENLPDILLSAGFELFFDKKLMGSFIENKDFHCSIEKMNKDFCNDYIDLRDGKKNYAIIGVVPAVMIVNTELLRGRKMPETWADLLLPEFENSAAIPFSDLDLFNSVILNIYSRFGDEGIKKLGRACRTSLHPAQMVKGKASMVLKNPKSVVNEPPAVNISPYFFSKMIKEDSALKTVWPKDGAIAAPIFMLVKKENEALTKAFADFFLSEKTGRVFSESGFFPSTNPDVDNRLGEDKKFSWVGWDFIYQNDIGSLLEKIKTDFETAAGKI; encoded by the coding sequence ATGAATAAATATTTTAATATGGATGAAAGTGTTTTTGATATTACCGAACGCTTTCCTGAAACGATAAGATACTTGGCAGAAAAAGGTTTTACCCCTCTTACCAATCCCCTTATGCGCAAAATAATGGGGAAAAAGATTAGTCTTGAAAAAGCCCTTTTGTCGAAAAACCTCGATATCGGTTTGTGCGAAAAAGAGCTTATTGAAGTTATCGAACAAAATAAAAATATCGGTTTTGCCGAAATAGATTTAAGCTTAGAAAAGAAAGATGCACAAAACACCGGTTATGATGACGGCAAAAAAAATATAAGAATTGAGGGAGTGCTTCCATGTCCTATAAGAATCCCATTGCTTGAAGCCTTTAAAGAATTTCATTCCGAGTATATTGAAGAAAATAAAAATGAGCTTGAAAAACAAAACTATAAAATCAGCTATGATCTTCGTTCCGCAAACCTCGGAATCGACTGGATAATAAAAGAAGCTCAAACAGGAAAAAAAGAAAACCTTCCCGATATTCTCCTCTCTGCAGGGTTTGAGCTTTTTTTCGACAAAAAACTAATGGGCTCCTTTATCGAAAACAAAGATTTTCATTGTTCAATAGAAAAAATGAATAAGGACTTTTGCAATGATTATATAGACCTTAGAGACGGCAAAAAAAACTATGCAATTATCGGAGTAGTTCCCGCAGTAATGATTGTAAACACCGAGCTGTTAAGAGGAAGAAAAATGCCCGAAACTTGGGCAGACCTCCTATTACCCGAATTTGAAAATTCGGCGGCTATTCCATTCAGCGATTTGGATTTATTTAATTCGGTAATCCTAAATATTTACAGCCGTTTCGGAGATGAAGGTATAAAAAAATTGGGCAGGGCTTGTCGCACCTCTCTTCATCCGGCACAAATGGTAAAGGGGAAAGCATCTATGGTTTTAAAAAATCCTAAATCCGTTGTCAATGAACCTCCTGCCGTAAACATAAGCCCCTACTTTTTTTCAAAGATGATAAAAGAAGATTCGGCATTAAAAACGGTTTGGCCCAAAGACGGGGCTATAGCGGCTCCGATTTTTATGCTCGTAAAAAAAGAAAATGAGGCTTTGACAAAGGCCTTTGCGGATTTCTTCCTTTCAGAAAAAACCGGGAGGGTGTTTTCCGAAAGCGGTTTTTTCCCGTCAACGAATCCCGATGTCGATAACCGTTTAGGCGAGGATAAAAAATTTTCTTGGGTAGGTTGGGACTTTATTTATCAAAACGATATAGGTTCTCTTTTGGAAAAAATCAAAACCGATTTTGAAACAGCTGCCGGAAAAATTTAA
- a CDS encoding Crp/Fnr family transcriptional regulator — protein MNPIFKNISAQETEKYLKNTKAKTLNYKKDAFIFFEGDTPAFIFVLKSGIVQIEKNTADGKRLIVNRFENPGTVFAEVYALLDSAIYDYSCRVISDAEILRLPIEGVFGAGAYSETHFKVLKNLLNILAHKAYFLNQKLLIFSSFSLRQKIALYLLQQAEGSSRVELNLNREAMAEYLAVPRPSLSRELMSMQKDGLLKIEKDTIIVNLDKLEDFS, from the coding sequence ATGAATCCTATTTTTAAAAATATATCCGCTCAAGAAACGGAAAAATATTTAAAAAATACCAAGGCCAAAACCCTCAACTATAAAAAAGATGCCTTTATCTTTTTTGAGGGCGATACTCCCGCTTTTATTTTTGTTTTAAAATCGGGTATCGTTCAAATCGAAAAAAACACTGCCGATGGAAAGCGGCTTATTGTAAACCGCTTTGAAAACCCCGGTACTGTTTTTGCCGAAGTCTATGCTCTTTTGGATTCGGCTATCTACGATTACTCATGCCGTGTAATTAGCGATGCCGAAATTCTCCGTCTCCCCATAGAAGGTGTCTTTGGTGCCGGAGCGTACTCCGAAACTCATTTTAAGGTTCTAAAAAACCTATTAAATATTTTGGCTCATAAGGCTTATTTTTTAAACCAAAAGCTTCTTATCTTTTCTTCATTCAGTCTTCGCCAAAAAATAGCCCTCTATTTATTGCAGCAGGCTGAAGGGAGTTCAAGGGTTGAGCTAAACCTAAACAGGGAGGCTATGGCTGAATACTTAGCCGTTCCTCGCCCATCTCTTTCCCGCGAGCTTATGAGCATGCAAAAAGATGGGCTTTTAAAAATCGAAAAAGATACCATCATTGTCAACCTTGATAAACTCGAAGACTTTAGCTAA
- the hcp gene encoding hydroxylamine reductase, with the protein MDTMFCFQCQETFKNSGCVRVGVCGKNPLVAGLQDFLIWGTKKLSEVTSYMRENGLKVEKEINHIVSTNLFVTITNANFDEKAINNRINITLKAIHDLHSSLNRPLDPEIQAHLDSDIPKRLGKAMTIGVLQTKAPDKRSLKELIIYGLKGLCAYVKHANALGYEDEDVDAFIQKTLSILIDENLSVDELISLTLKTGEAGVKGMALLDSANTGSYGNPEITEVSIGVRNNPGILVSGHDLKDIEMLLEQTEGTGVDVYTHSEMLPANYYPKLKKYKHLAGNYGNSWAKQASEFESFNGPILMTTNCIIPTKASYVSRMYTTNAAGHPGCVHIEADEYGHKDFSEIIKKAKSCPPPKEIESGKIIGGFAHAQVFALADKIVESVKNGDIRKFIVMGGCDGRHTTRSYYTGFAEALPKNTVILTAGCAKYRYNKLNLGDINGIPRVLDAGQCNDSYSLALIALKLKEIFNLSDINDLPIIFNIAWYEQKAVIVLLALLFLGVKNIHLGPTIPGFLSPNVKEVLISKFGLSGISSIEDDIKHFFG; encoded by the coding sequence ATGGACACTATGTTTTGTTTTCAATGTCAGGAGACATTTAAAAATTCAGGCTGCGTAAGGGTCGGAGTATGCGGGAAAAACCCCTTAGTTGCAGGATTACAGGACTTTCTTATCTGGGGAACAAAAAAGCTTTCCGAGGTGACAAGTTATATGAGGGAAAACGGGCTTAAGGTTGAAAAAGAAATTAACCACATCGTAAGCACAAACCTTTTTGTTACAATAACCAATGCAAATTTTGATGAAAAAGCAATTAACAACAGAATAAATATTACTCTTAAAGCAATCCATGATTTGCATAGTTCTTTAAACAGACCTCTTGATCCGGAGATACAAGCTCATCTTGATTCGGATATACCGAAAAGGTTGGGCAAGGCCATGACAATAGGTGTTTTGCAGACAAAAGCCCCCGATAAGAGATCTCTAAAAGAGCTTATTATCTATGGTCTAAAGGGTCTATGTGCCTATGTAAAACATGCTAACGCCTTAGGTTATGAAGACGAAGATGTTGATGCCTTTATTCAAAAAACGCTTTCAATACTCATAGATGAAAATTTGAGTGTTGATGAACTTATTTCTCTTACCTTAAAGACAGGAGAAGCAGGAGTTAAGGGAATGGCCCTGCTGGATAGCGCCAACACAGGCAGCTACGGTAATCCCGAAATAACCGAAGTTTCGATAGGTGTAAGAAATAATCCGGGCATCCTTGTATCGGGGCATGATCTAAAAGATATCGAAATGCTTCTTGAGCAAACTGAGGGTACAGGAGTTGATGTTTATACTCACTCCGAAATGCTCCCTGCAAATTATTATCCGAAACTAAAAAAATATAAGCATCTTGCAGGTAATTACGGTAATTCGTGGGCAAAACAGGCTTCCGAATTTGAAAGTTTTAACGGCCCAATCCTTATGACAACCAACTGTATAATTCCTACGAAGGCTTCCTATGTATCAAGAATGTACACGACAAATGCAGCAGGACATCCCGGCTGTGTTCATATCGAAGCCGATGAATACGGTCATAAGGACTTTTCCGAAATTATAAAAAAGGCAAAATCCTGTCCGCCCCCCAAAGAAATTGAAAGCGGAAAGATTATAGGCGGCTTCGCTCACGCCCAAGTTTTTGCTCTTGCCGACAAAATTGTCGAAAGCGTCAAAAACGGGGATATTAGAAAATTCATAGTAATGGGCGGCTGCGACGGCAGACACACAACAAGATCTTATTATACGGGTTTTGCGGAGGCTCTTCCAAAAAATACCGTCATTCTGACGGCAGGCTGTGCAAAATACAGGTATAATAAACTAAATCTTGGAGATATAAACGGCATTCCAAGGGTATTGGATGCAGGACAGTGCAATGATTCTTATTCCCTTGCCCTTATAGCTCTTAAATTGAAGGAAATATTTAACCTAAGCGATATTAATGATTTACCTATAATTTTTAATATAGCATGGTACGAACAAAAAGCCGTTATAGTACTCTTGGCTCTATTGTTCTTAGGCGTAAAGAACATACACCTTGGGCCTACTATTCCGGGTTTCCTTTCGCCCAATGTAAAGGAGGTCTTAATAAGCAAATTCGGATTATCTGGAATCTCTTCAATAGAAGATGATATAAAACATTTTTTCGGTTAG